The Parafrankia irregularis genome contains a region encoding:
- a CDS encoding anthrone oxygenase family protein, whose amino-acid sequence MSVAPGHSFPPPSPAPLSPAPAPPGISGHGRTAGAALGVSAVLTGLMAGLFWGFDISVMPGLAASDDRTFVTAMQNINTAIENPAFGLVFAGALLAPAAAALLQFRLRRRAVVMWTVAALACYCLTLLLTMAVEVPLNEDLAAAGDPGTIRDLAAVRGDFESTWVAVNILRTLTCTAALAFLTRALVLHGRGGPSPPD is encoded by the coding sequence ATGTCCGTCGCACCCGGCCATTCCTTTCCGCCTCCCTCCCCGGCGCCGCTGTCTCCCGCTCCGGCGCCGCCCGGGATATCAGGGCACGGCCGCACGGCCGGCGCCGCGCTCGGGGTGTCCGCCGTTCTGACGGGGCTGATGGCCGGCCTGTTCTGGGGCTTCGACATCTCGGTGATGCCGGGGCTCGCCGCCTCGGATGACCGCACCTTCGTGACGGCGATGCAGAACATCAACACGGCCATCGAGAACCCCGCCTTCGGCCTGGTCTTCGCCGGGGCGTTGCTGGCCCCCGCCGCCGCGGCGCTGCTGCAGTTCCGGCTCCGCCGGCGTGCGGTCGTGATGTGGACCGTGGCGGCACTCGCCTGCTACTGCCTGACGCTGCTGCTGACCATGGCCGTCGAGGTGCCGCTGAACGAGGATCTCGCCGCCGCCGGCGATCCGGGCACCATCAGGGATCTCGCCGCCGTGCGGGGCGACTTCGAGAGCACCTGGGTCGCCGTCAACATCCTGCGCACGCTGACCTGCACCGCGGCCCTGGCCTTCCTCACCCGGGCCCTGGTGCTGCACGGCCGGGGCGGGCCGTCGCCGCCGGACTGA
- a CDS encoding anthrone oxygenase family protein, with the protein MSEAALIAAVVTTGLMSGIFLGFSTAVMPALARVDDRAFVDVMRAVNAAIQNGVFALVLLGALASSGVATWRYAGHDDVLPWVVAGLAGYLVTLAITFRANIPLNNRLDRTGPAEDEDVQDLRAGFERSWVRWHHVRTLSCLLAFGCLCAALLTAA; encoded by the coding sequence ATGTCCGAAGCGGCACTGATTGCGGCCGTGGTGACCACCGGGTTGATGTCCGGGATCTTTCTCGGATTCTCGACGGCGGTGATGCCCGCGCTGGCCCGGGTTGATGACCGGGCATTCGTCGACGTCATGCGGGCTGTCAATGCCGCCATCCAGAACGGCGTCTTTGCTCTGGTCCTCCTCGGCGCCCTGGCCAGTAGCGGCGTCGCGACCTGGCGGTACGCCGGCCACGACGACGTTCTTCCGTGGGTCGTGGCCGGCCTCGCCGGCTATCTGGTCACCCTGGCCATCACCTTCCGGGCCAACATCCCGCTGAACAACAGGCTCGATCGGACGGGGCCGGCCGAGGACGAGGACGTCCAGGATCTCCGCGCGGGCTTCGAACGGTCCTGGGTCCGCTGGCACCACGTCCGGACCCTCTCCTGCCTGCTCGCGTTCGGCTGCCTCTGCGCCGCCCTGCTCACCGCGGCCTGA
- a CDS encoding protein kinase domain-containing protein, which produces MTERMFGPYRIEARLGRGGMGEVYRAYDTAQQRLVALKLLLPSLAEDPHYIERFRRESATVAQLREPHVIPIHRYGEIDGQLYIDMRLVEGADLGTVLRAGPLDLRTAGNVIEQIAAALDAAHADGLVHRDVKPSNVLCAGRGRPTDFVYLVDFGIARSVHGTDLTTTGAAIGSIDYMAPERFGPGPVDHRVDVYSLACLLFQCLTRRRPFASAERLAVVRAHLEEPPPILSAVRPDAPAALDAVIVRGMAKDPGERYPSTAAFAAAAQAAIIGAAPSTPTSPSAPNSPSAPRSPSAPSRSGTPSAAGTPAAPAASNPPPASPAPRARWWAQTPGAPAAAPPAPQPSPPQPQQPQQPQQPSSQQAPSQQPQQAAQPSTQPMQPPSQPAAPAAAQPSPPAPAPSPAPAGKWWQAASAPPTPARAPAPPSTTPPPSAAPPPTAAPPPSTTPPPSAAPPESAQAPASLTAAPGVPGPPTGSAAAVFGAGRYRAAQPPPTARLGAGQPTVTALPGGGQQTPAARPGSSQAGGGQATTTIGPGAARPTPSSRPGGGRSSGSPSVGSVAGGQWWEHRATALHPMTTASVVIGRAPECDVVLGDPLVSRRHAELRRSGTEWKIVDLGSWNGTFVNGRRIEQQAPLAAGDIVGIGHALLHLQNGTLVEYVDEGDISFEADGLTVTRSGRRLLDDVGFALPQRSLLAVVGPSGAGKSTLLGALTGQRPADSGEVRYAGRDLYASYDELRQRIGLVPQDDILHPQLTVRRALRYAAELRFPADTGSAERRARVDEVIDELGLTDHAEQRISTLSGGQRKRTSVALELLTRPSLLFLDEPTSGLDPGMDKSVMQTLRTLADDGRTVVVVTHSPAQLDLCDRLLVLASGGRLAYFGPPDEALEYFGQQDFADMFLLLDRSRDVDWTARFQASPQYAKYGAPRGTAPSAAPQPGGPSSPGGPASPASPASPARVAPDAPPRQQPAVRQFAVLARRYLAVIAADRAYAVFLLALPLVLSLFAQLLPGGHGLSWHHRQTGADRESDISPLMLVLILGCAFTGFAGAFRELVKERSVFNREQAIGLSRGAYLWSKLAVLGAISGLQAVILAVVGLAGKPLPDAPPALGGGLAEVVIAMVAVALAAMAQGLLVSAMIGNADRGMPILVVVLLLQLLLCGLIIPLDHRPPLEQLAYLMPARWGFAMLAATTGYRQTPSDPDIDALWTSDAGTWALDLAALLLLTAAVAATIWPVLRRGSAPPRRRGSAPRRRLGRR; this is translated from the coding sequence ATGACAGAGCGGATGTTCGGCCCCTACCGCATCGAGGCCCGACTGGGCCGCGGCGGTATGGGCGAGGTCTACCGGGCGTACGACACCGCCCAGCAACGTCTGGTGGCACTCAAGCTCCTGCTCCCCAGCCTGGCCGAAGATCCGCACTACATCGAGCGGTTTCGCCGGGAATCCGCGACGGTGGCCCAGCTGCGTGAGCCGCATGTGATCCCGATCCACCGTTACGGCGAGATCGACGGCCAGCTGTACATCGACATGCGTCTCGTTGAGGGCGCCGACCTGGGCACCGTGCTGCGGGCCGGTCCGCTCGACCTGCGGACGGCCGGCAACGTCATCGAGCAGATCGCCGCCGCGCTGGACGCCGCACACGCCGACGGCCTGGTCCACCGGGACGTCAAGCCGTCCAACGTGCTCTGCGCGGGCCGGGGGCGCCCGACCGACTTCGTCTACCTCGTCGACTTCGGCATCGCCCGTTCGGTCCACGGCACCGACCTCACGACGACCGGGGCCGCGATCGGCTCGATCGACTACATGGCGCCCGAGCGCTTCGGCCCCGGGCCCGTCGACCACCGGGTGGACGTCTACTCCCTGGCCTGCCTGCTGTTCCAGTGCCTCACCAGGCGCCGGCCGTTCGCCTCCGCCGAACGGCTGGCGGTGGTACGAGCACATCTGGAGGAGCCGCCCCCAATCCTGTCCGCGGTGCGGCCGGACGCTCCGGCGGCACTCGACGCCGTCATCGTCCGCGGCATGGCGAAGGATCCCGGGGAGCGGTATCCGTCCACTGCCGCCTTCGCGGCGGCGGCCCAGGCCGCCATCATCGGTGCCGCCCCGAGCACCCCGACCAGCCCAAGCGCCCCGAACAGTCCAAGCGCTCCGCGCAGTCCAAGCGCCCCCAGCAGATCAGGTACCCCGAGCGCGGCGGGAACCCCGGCGGCGCCAGCGGCTTCGAACCCACCGCCTGCCAGCCCCGCGCCACGGGCCAGGTGGTGGGCGCAGACCCCCGGCGCTCCCGCGGCGGCACCGCCCGCACCGCAGCCCAGCCCGCCGCAGCCACAGCAGCCACAGCAGCCACAGCAGCCATCATCACAGCAAGCACCGTCACAGCAGCCACAGCAGGCGGCCCAGCCGTCAACACAACCGATGCAGCCGCCGTCCCAGCCAGCGGCACCGGCGGCGGCACAACCATCACCGCCGGCACCGGCGCCATCCCCCGCACCCGCCGGCAAGTGGTGGCAGGCGGCGAGCGCCCCGCCCACCCCCGCGCGAGCACCGGCACCGCCGTCCACAACCCCACCGCCGTCCGCAGCGCCACCGCCCACCGCAGCGCCACCGCCATCCACAACCCCACCGCCGTCCGCAGCGCCACCGGAATCGGCGCAGGCTCCGGCTTCGCTCACCGCGGCGCCCGGCGTTCCCGGGCCGCCGACCGGATCCGCCGCCGCGGTGTTCGGAGCCGGACGCTACCGAGCGGCCCAGCCCCCGCCCACCGCCCGGCTCGGTGCCGGCCAGCCCACGGTCACCGCTCTGCCAGGCGGCGGCCAGCAGACGCCAGCCGCTCGACCGGGCAGCAGCCAGGCCGGCGGCGGCCAGGCGACGACGACCATCGGACCGGGCGCCGCCCGCCCCACCCCGAGCTCGCGACCTGGCGGCGGCCGGTCGTCCGGGAGTCCGTCCGTCGGTTCGGTGGCTGGAGGGCAGTGGTGGGAGCACCGAGCCACGGCGCTGCATCCGATGACCACCGCTTCTGTCGTCATCGGCCGCGCGCCCGAATGCGACGTGGTGCTCGGCGACCCGCTGGTGTCACGCCGGCATGCGGAACTACGCCGAAGCGGCACCGAATGGAAGATCGTCGACCTCGGCAGCTGGAACGGGACCTTCGTCAACGGTCGCCGGATCGAGCAGCAGGCCCCGCTCGCCGCCGGGGATATCGTCGGCATCGGCCACGCCCTGCTGCACCTGCAGAACGGCACGCTTGTCGAGTACGTCGACGAAGGCGACATCTCGTTCGAGGCCGACGGGCTGACCGTCACCCGCTCCGGGCGGCGGCTGCTCGACGATGTCGGCTTCGCGCTGCCGCAGCGCAGCCTGCTGGCGGTGGTCGGGCCGAGCGGCGCCGGAAAGTCGACACTGCTCGGTGCGCTGACCGGGCAGCGGCCCGCCGACTCCGGCGAGGTCCGCTACGCCGGCCGTGATCTCTACGCCTCCTATGACGAGCTGCGCCAGCGCATCGGGCTCGTCCCGCAGGACGACATCCTGCACCCGCAGCTGACCGTCCGCCGGGCCCTGCGGTACGCGGCCGAACTGCGGTTCCCCGCGGACACCGGTTCCGCGGAGCGCCGCGCGCGCGTCGACGAGGTGATCGACGAGCTTGGGCTGACCGACCATGCCGAGCAGCGGATCAGCACGCTTTCCGGCGGGCAGCGCAAGCGCACCAGCGTGGCGCTGGAGCTGCTCACCCGCCCGTCGCTGCTCTTCCTCGACGAACCGACGTCCGGGCTGGATCCCGGCATGGACAAGTCCGTCATGCAGACCCTGCGCACGCTGGCCGACGACGGCCGCACGGTGGTCGTCGTCACCCATTCGCCGGCGCAGCTCGACCTGTGCGACCGGCTGCTGGTGCTCGCGTCGGGCGGCCGGCTGGCCTATTTCGGCCCGCCCGACGAGGCGCTCGAGTACTTCGGCCAGCAGGACTTCGCCGACATGTTCCTGCTACTCGACCGCTCGCGGGACGTCGACTGGACGGCCCGTTTCCAGGCCTCGCCCCAGTACGCGAAGTACGGCGCACCGCGCGGCACGGCGCCTTCCGCGGCGCCGCAGCCAGGCGGCCCGTCCAGCCCAGGCGGCCCGGCCAGCCCGGCCAGCCCAGCCAGCCCGGCCCGGGTCGCGCCGGATGCGCCGCCGCGCCAGCAGCCGGCCGTGCGCCAGTTCGCCGTGCTCGCTCGCCGCTACCTGGCGGTGATCGCGGCCGATCGGGCCTATGCGGTGTTCCTGCTGGCGCTGCCGCTGGTCCTGAGCCTGTTCGCCCAGCTGCTGCCGGGCGGGCACGGGCTGTCCTGGCACCATCGGCAGACCGGCGCCGACCGTGAAAGCGACATCTCGCCGCTGATGCTCGTGCTCATCCTCGGCTGCGCGTTCACCGGGTTCGCCGGCGCGTTCCGCGAACTGGTCAAGGAACGGTCGGTCTTCAACCGGGAACAGGCGATCGGGCTCTCCCGCGGCGCCTATCTCTGGTCGAAACTGGCCGTGCTCGGCGCGATCAGCGGCCTGCAGGCCGTGATCCTCGCCGTGGTCGGCCTGGCCGGCAAGCCGCTGCCGGACGCCCCACCGGCACTCGGCGGTGGCCTGGCCGAGGTCGTCATCGCCATGGTCGCGGTCGCGCTGGCGGCGATGGCGCAGGGCCTGTTGGTCTCCGCGATGATCGGTAACGCCGACCGGGGCATGCCGATCCTGGTGGTCGTGCTGCTGCTGCAGCTGCTGCTGTGCGGGCTGATCATCCCGTTGGACCATCGGCCGCCGCTGGAACAGCTCGCCTACCTCATGCCGGCCCGGTGGGGATTCGCGATGCTCGCGGCGACGACCGGCTACCGGCAGACCCCGTCCGACCCTGATATCGACGCGCTGTGGACGTCCGACGCCGGTACCTGGGCACTCGACCTCGCCGCCCTCCTGCTGCTCACCGCCGCAGTCGCGGCGACGATCTGGCCAGTGCTGCGCCGCGGGTCGGCACCGCCGCGGCGCCGGGGATCGGCACCACGGCGGCGACTCGGGCGGCGATGA
- a CDS encoding class I SAM-dependent methyltransferase: MASATSGGAAGSGDLSDDVVAGQAAYNRWVLAAYDIGVLGISNSFVWRCPTKRLRRLYDDHVSARHLDIGVGTGYYLDKARWPTSSPAVTLVDLNQNSLRTASARISRLAPLTAVRNALEPVGTLPGAPFDSVGVNYLLHCMPGSLDVKAEKLLAAIRPTMGPRAVLFGSTILADAAKLSAPARKLLGFYNQKGIFHNTEDQVGALDRALEAVFATHRVEIIGGVATFVASEPRPLDVS, from the coding sequence ATGGCATCTGCTACTTCAGGTGGTGCGGCCGGTTCCGGAGACCTCTCCGATGACGTCGTTGCCGGTCAGGCGGCCTACAACCGGTGGGTTCTGGCCGCCTACGACATCGGGGTGCTCGGAATTTCCAACAGCTTTGTCTGGCGTTGCCCGACGAAGCGGCTGCGCCGCCTGTACGACGACCACGTCAGCGCCCGGCACCTGGATATCGGTGTCGGCACCGGCTATTACCTCGACAAGGCACGGTGGCCCACATCGAGCCCCGCCGTGACGCTGGTGGATCTCAACCAGAACTCCCTGCGGACGGCCTCGGCCAGGATCAGCAGGCTCGCGCCGCTGACCGCCGTCCGCAATGCGCTCGAGCCGGTGGGCACCCTGCCGGGCGCCCCGTTCGACTCGGTCGGTGTGAACTACCTTCTGCACTGCATGCCCGGCTCGCTCGACGTCAAGGCGGAAAAGCTGCTGGCGGCGATCCGGCCGACCATGGGGCCGCGTGCGGTGTTGTTCGGATCGACGATCCTCGCCGACGCCGCCAAGCTGTCCGCGCCGGCGCGGAAACTGCTCGGCTTCTACAACCAGAAGGGGATCTTTCACAACACCGAAGACCAGGTGGGAGCCCTGGACCGGGCATTGGAGGCCGTGTTCGCCACCCACCGGGTGGAGATCATCGGCGGGGTGGCGACGTTCGTCGCGTCCGAACCGCGTCCACTCGACGTGTCCTGA
- a CDS encoding sugar nucleotide-binding protein, with protein MTTHTQSNAAKPVLVTVASGKTGRRVAARLTAAGEPVRAVSRSTPTRFDWEDQSTWRHALEGARAAYLCFVPDLGFRGAAETVGAFARLAVSLGVSRLVLLSGRGEEGALAGEQAVRASGAEVTIIRASWFNQNFHEDFLLDSVRAGEIALPAGDAAEPFVDADDIAEVAVAALTGDGHAGEVYEVTGPRLLTFHDVAKELGQALGREIRYVPQTSEQYAAVLTEYGLPLDLLELFDRILDGRNASLTDGVRRALGREPRDFGDYARNTAASGAWDLSL; from the coding sequence GTGACCACTCACACGCAGAGCAACGCCGCCAAGCCCGTCCTCGTGACCGTCGCCTCGGGGAAGACCGGCCGCCGGGTTGCCGCGCGGTTGACCGCCGCCGGCGAGCCGGTGCGTGCGGTCTCCCGCAGCACGCCGACCCGGTTCGACTGGGAGGACCAGAGCACCTGGCGCCACGCGTTGGAAGGGGCCCGCGCGGCCTACCTCTGCTTCGTCCCCGACCTGGGGTTCCGCGGCGCCGCCGAAACCGTCGGCGCGTTCGCCAGGCTCGCGGTGAGCCTTGGAGTCAGCCGGCTGGTGCTGCTCTCCGGGCGCGGAGAGGAAGGTGCGCTGGCCGGTGAGCAGGCCGTGCGGGCGTCCGGAGCCGAGGTGACCATCATCCGGGCGTCCTGGTTCAACCAGAACTTCCACGAGGACTTCCTGCTGGACTCGGTGCGGGCCGGTGAGATCGCGCTGCCGGCGGGCGACGCCGCGGAGCCCTTCGTCGACGCCGACGACATCGCCGAGGTGGCCGTCGCCGCGCTGACCGGCGACGGCCACGCCGGCGAGGTGTACGAGGTGACCGGGCCGCGGCTGCTCACCTTCCACGACGTCGCCAAGGAGCTCGGCCAGGCGCTGGGCCGGGAGATCCGGTACGTACCGCAGACCAGCGAGCAGTACGCCGCGGTGCTGACGGAGTACGGCCTGCCGCTCGACCTGCTCGAACTGTTCGACAGGATCCTCGACGGACGCAACGCGAGCCTGACCGACGGCGTGCGCCGCGCGCTGGGCCGGGAGCCCCGGGACTTCGGTGACTACGCCCGGAACACGGCCGCGTCCGGAGCCTGGGACCTGTCGCTCTGA
- a CDS encoding mechanosensitive ion channel family protein codes for MIHGSAPAFADLDTLDSGLAVLVIMVGAGVVGYLASLLLHQGLRRIGRHSQIVHDLAERGRRPTRFAFVLIALLTAANAAAEQPWTPPTVRVLGLALIAAVAWIIGVLAFVVEDLALARYRMDIADNRHARRIRTQVTLLRRITVLVIAVIATASMLMTFPSVRVAGASIVASAGVVGIIAGLAAQTSLANVFAGLQLAFTDAIRVDDVVVVEDEWGRIEEITLTYVVVHIWDDRRMILPSTYFTTNPFQNWTRKESAVLGAVEFDLDWSVPVTDMRAEMHRIVENTELWDGRVSVLQVTDAVGDHVRIRVLVSGKDGPTTFDLRCHVREALVDWLRRNHVPALPRTRVEIDRTPSPDRVKLEKEQPELLADARLFTGSAEAEERSRAFSETGEHPDDASTAPVTSDSGPGEGRRAPDPVSAGITER; via the coding sequence GTGATCCATGGATCCGCGCCTGCGTTCGCCGACCTCGACACGCTGGACTCCGGCCTGGCCGTACTGGTGATCATGGTCGGGGCTGGCGTCGTCGGCTACCTGGCATCCCTGCTACTGCACCAGGGCCTGCGCCGAATCGGCCGGCACTCGCAGATCGTCCACGACCTCGCCGAACGCGGACGACGGCCCACCCGCTTCGCGTTCGTCCTGATCGCCCTGCTCACGGCCGCGAACGCGGCGGCGGAGCAGCCGTGGACGCCGCCGACGGTGCGTGTGCTCGGCCTCGCCCTGATCGCCGCCGTGGCCTGGATCATCGGCGTGCTTGCTTTCGTCGTCGAGGACCTGGCGCTGGCCCGCTACCGGATGGACATCGCCGACAACCGCCATGCCCGCCGGATCCGGACCCAGGTGACCCTGCTGCGGCGGATCACCGTTCTGGTCATCGCGGTCATCGCGACCGCGTCGATGTTGATGACGTTCCCCAGCGTCCGGGTCGCCGGGGCGAGCATCGTGGCCTCCGCCGGCGTCGTCGGCATCATCGCCGGTCTGGCGGCGCAGACCTCGCTCGCGAACGTCTTCGCCGGCCTGCAGCTCGCGTTCACCGACGCGATCCGGGTCGACGACGTGGTCGTCGTCGAGGACGAATGGGGGCGCATCGAGGAGATCACGCTCACCTATGTGGTCGTGCACATCTGGGATGACCGCCGGATGATTCTCCCGTCGACCTATTTCACGACGAACCCGTTCCAGAACTGGACCCGCAAGGAATCCGCCGTCCTCGGCGCGGTCGAGTTCGATCTGGACTGGTCGGTGCCCGTCACCGACATGCGGGCCGAGATGCACCGCATCGTGGAGAACACCGAGCTGTGGGACGGGCGGGTCAGCGTCCTGCAGGTCACCGACGCGGTCGGCGACCATGTGCGGATCCGGGTTCTGGTCAGCGGCAAGGATGGGCCGACGACCTTCGACCTGCGCTGCCACGTTCGCGAGGCGCTGGTGGACTGGCTGCGCCGCAACCATGTGCCGGCGCTGCCGCGCACCAGGGTCGAGATCGACCGCACCCCGTCCCCGGACCGGGTGAAGCTGGAGAAGGAGCAGCCCGAGCTGCTCGCCGACGCCCGCCTGTTCACCGGCAGCGCCGAGGCCGAGGAGCGTTCGCGCGCCTTCAGCGAAACCGGTGAGCATCCCGATGACGCCTCCACCGCCCCGGTCACCTCGGATTCGGGGCCCGGCGAGGGCCGCCGAGCCCCGGACCCGGTGTCGGCGGGCATAACGGAGCGTTGA
- a CDS encoding AraC family transcriptional regulator, whose translation MDALAELLDQPRARGAFVLRSILSPPWSLRIEDRAPLTLVALIRGHAWLLPDDGAPVRLEPGDAAILRGPDCYTMADEPGRDVRVVIHPGQRCSTPQGDDLADAMRLGVRTWGEAGPNATVMLSGTYQLDGDVHRRLLRLLPPVLTRTTTPADAPFVELLGREVARDEPGQELILDRLLDLLLVSVLRHWLSSADAPDAGWYRAQHDPVVGPAIRLLHAEPAFPWTVAALSARVGVSRAALARRFNALVGEGPMTYLTNWRLDVAADLLRTTDATVAAVARQVGYGSAFALSAAFKRVRGVSPQEHRRADRPVQSPGAGAGAGAGVPGADSLVV comes from the coding sequence GTGGACGCACTCGCCGAGCTGCTGGACCAGCCCAGGGCCCGCGGGGCGTTCGTGCTCCGGTCGATCCTGAGCCCGCCGTGGTCACTGCGGATCGAGGACCGGGCGCCGTTGACCCTGGTGGCGCTGATCCGCGGCCACGCCTGGCTCCTGCCTGACGACGGTGCGCCGGTGCGGCTGGAGCCGGGAGACGCGGCGATCCTGCGCGGCCCCGACTGCTACACGATGGCCGACGAGCCGGGGCGGGACGTGCGGGTCGTCATCCATCCCGGCCAGCGCTGCAGCACACCGCAGGGCGACGACCTGGCCGACGCGATGCGGCTGGGCGTGCGGACCTGGGGCGAGGCCGGCCCGAACGCGACGGTCATGCTCAGCGGGACATACCAGCTGGACGGCGATGTGCACCGCCGCCTGCTCAGGCTGCTGCCACCGGTGCTGACCCGCACCACCACACCCGCCGACGCACCCTTCGTCGAACTGCTCGGGCGGGAGGTCGCCCGGGATGAGCCGGGGCAGGAGCTCATCCTCGACCGTCTGCTCGACCTGCTGCTGGTGAGCGTGTTGCGCCACTGGCTTTCCAGCGCCGACGCGCCGGACGCCGGCTGGTACCGGGCCCAGCATGATCCGGTGGTCGGGCCGGCGATCCGCCTGCTGCACGCCGAACCGGCGTTTCCGTGGACGGTCGCCGCCCTGTCCGCCAGGGTCGGGGTGTCACGGGCGGCACTGGCCCGCAGGTTCAACGCGCTGGTCGGCGAGGGGCCGATGACCTATCTGACGAACTGGCGGCTCGACGTGGCCGCCGACCTGTTGCGCACGACCGATGCGACGGTGGCCGCGGTGGCCCGGCAGGTCGGGTACGGCAGTGCGTTCGCGCTGAGCGCCGCGTTCAAGCGGGTTCGTGGGGTCAGCCCCCAGGAACACCGGCGGGCGGACCGTCCGGTGCAATCCCCGGGCGCGGGCGCGGGCGCGGGCGCGGGCGTGCCGGGTGCGGATTCGCTGGTGGTCTGA
- a CDS encoding alpha/beta hydrolase: MPSEHDIQQIEEANASGRTPVVFVHGLWLLPSSWERWAEAFSEAGFAPVLAGWPDDPETVAEANAHPEVFAGKTVGQVADHFADIIGRLNKKPVVIGHSFGGLFAQILAGRGLSAATVAVDPAPFQGVLPLPISTLRSSAPVLGNPANVHRAVPLTYDQFRYAFANAVSEEEAQQLYDTFAVPAPGKPLFQAAVANFNPWSEVKVDTENPERGPLLLISGEKDHTVPWAITNAAFKKQEHNKDAVTEITEIPNRGHSLTIDAGWREVCDTALDFVRRFI; encoded by the coding sequence ATGCCCAGCGAGCACGACATTCAGCAGATCGAAGAGGCCAACGCCTCCGGGCGCACGCCGGTCGTGTTCGTCCACGGGCTTTGGCTGCTGCCCAGCAGCTGGGAGCGGTGGGCGGAGGCGTTCAGCGAAGCCGGTTTCGCGCCCGTCCTGGCCGGCTGGCCCGACGATCCGGAGACCGTCGCCGAGGCGAACGCCCATCCCGAGGTGTTCGCCGGCAAGACCGTCGGCCAGGTCGCGGACCACTTCGCCGACATCATCGGCCGCCTGAACAAGAAGCCGGTCGTGATCGGGCACTCCTTCGGCGGGCTGTTCGCGCAGATCCTGGCCGGCCGGGGGCTGTCCGCCGCCACCGTCGCGGTCGACCCGGCACCCTTCCAGGGCGTCCTGCCGCTGCCGATCTCCACCTTGCGCTCGTCGGCCCCGGTGCTCGGGAACCCGGCCAACGTCCACCGTGCCGTGCCGCTCACCTATGACCAGTTCCGTTATGCCTTCGCGAACGCCGTCAGCGAGGAGGAGGCGCAGCAGCTCTACGACACCTTCGCCGTTCCGGCACCCGGCAAGCCGCTCTTCCAGGCCGCCGTCGCCAACTTCAACCCCTGGTCCGAGGTCAAGGTCGACACGGAGAACCCCGAGCGCGGGCCGCTGCTGCTCATCTCGGGCGAGAAGGACCACACGGTTCCCTGGGCGATCACCAACGCCGCCTTCAAGAAGCAGGAACACAACAAGGACGCCGTCACCGAGATCACCGAGATCCCGAACCGCGGCCACTCCCTCACCATCGACGCCGGCTGGCGTGAGGTCTGTGACACCGCCCTGGACTTCGTCCGGCGCTTCATCTGA